A stretch of DNA from Glycine max cultivar Williams 82 chromosome 18, Glycine_max_v4.0, whole genome shotgun sequence:
GTGATGGATTACAAGCATATGGCTTGGTGCTGAAATACTACAGAAGGTACAACATGAAACATAGAATCAGAAATCAAACTTAATTCTGTGCAATAGGCAACAGTGAGCAAACATCTTAATAGCATAGCATTTTCAGAATAACAATTATGAAAATTACACATGAAACACCATCCTCAAAGTTAACCCATGAAACTCATTCTTTATGATAAAGataaatcttattaaaaaaaggaagaagaataaaatgcaTAAAGAATTCACCTCAGACATGAGGGCAGAGGAGGCAGTCCCACGTTTAGAGGGATCAATGGAAAGTAAGGTCTCTAGTAGGTTTACAGCAGTTGCAGGAAAACCCCTACACCGCTCCTTAAGAGAAGTTTTGTAATTAGTCCGAGGCTTAAACATTGTGGCCAGAGGAAGCTTATTCTTTTTCCAGAACTCCTCTGGTGGAGAACCACAAAGCTTGAAAATTTTGTGTAATTGTTCAACCTGTAGATTAAAGAAGAATATACAACAAATCAAGCCACCAAAGTTTTAGTGTTAGCCTGACAGATGCATTGCTAGTCTAGCCTAGTAAATTCCTTTgtatcattatttttctttaaatttatcttgtttgattatcCTTAGAAGGATGAATAATGTCTTGATTTTTATCTCACTGAAGTCAAAGCCATATGGCAATTTCATGATCCTATTAATTAATGTGATGTACCGATAAGGTAAATTTCTGTTAGGGATGTAAAAATGTTTTAACAGTGTATATAAATTAAGAGAAATCATAGTAAAAGACTCCTTAACATACTAATTTGAACACACCCTCTACTATTAGCTGAAACTTATTGAAAATCTCAAAATTTCGTGATCTCACTTCAAATTTAATGATCCCCACTTATAATTTTgggatttttaataaattccaaCCAATAGTAGAGTGTGTTACTAGCACtcctcataaattaaaattttcattatataCATTGATAATGAGGTTACCTCAGTTCTCCCCTTAAGGATGGGCTTCCCCAGAAAAAGTTCAGCAAATACACAACCAACACTCCATAGATCCACTGAAACTCCATAATTTGTTGATCCCAACAAGTTCTCAGGAGGACGATACCATAGAGTCACCACACGACTTGTTAAGGGTTGCTTACTATTTGGGACAAGGGTATTGGCTAATCCAAAATCTGCTATCTTGAGAACACCTTCATTGTTCACTAATATATTAGATACTTTAATGTCTCGATGCATAATACCTTTAAGGTGACAATGCTCAATTCCACTTAATAGCTGTCTCATGTAACACTTAATCTGTTTgagaaaaacatgaaataaCAATTAAGGTAACATCTAATGTAGCATTAAACTAAAGCAACCAACCTAATAGCACACAAAATTATGTAATGAAATGCAGACTAAGACAAACCTGTGAGTCGGTGAACTTTATGTCAGGAGAAGCGACTAGGCCAGCAAGGTCATGCTCCATATATTCAAATACAAGGTATATGCTATTTGATAGTTTTGAAGTGATTATACCCTCCAATTTCATGATGTTTGGGTGGTCAAGTGTGCGGAGAATTAATATTTCTCTTGCCATGAACCTAATGCTTTCTGCTTGAAATTTGTCAAAGTGCACCTTCTTCAGGGCAACCATCCTCCCAGTTTTAACTTCGCGTGCTTGGAATACACTGCTATATGTACCTTGTCCAATCTACAGAGAGGGAAATGTTAAAAGAAAATGTCATAAATAGATAAATGTTGACCACATGATGACAATAAGCTATAATTAAGGCCAAGAAATTCTAGCTTGGATAAGTGCATCAGAAAACATGAAATGTGTCATTGTAGATCAAAGAAATGAAATGTTGtagctaggaatttgattacGCTAAGTTTAGCTTGCTCAGAGTCTCTGTTCTTTACAAGCTCATGAGCTGATTCATAAATCTAACATAAACATTTTCATATTCATAATAGACTAATAGTTAAATTTTCTGTCTATGTCATGGTTTTACCAACCTTTACACAGCCGGTTTGGATTCCAAGTctgaattaagaaaagaaaaaaaaaaaaaaaagtcactagTCATTGAATCTTTGACAGGGAATAAGTGTGTTAAATTTTTTCACCAAGTAATacttttcaaaattgaattaataaCCTGGAACTTTTTAATATTGTAAGGTTTTGCTTGAAGAActgtagaagaagaaaaaaaagatgaagaggTAATTAGCTTTGTTTTACATAAGACATTGCTGCAACACAATTGAAGTTGCCTCCAAAATTGAAAACTTTAAGTATAAGAAAACTACTGTCCCATTGCCTTCATTAATTCTCCTCCAAAtaataaaaagctaaaaaaaaaaatgtctgcaTCTCATAATCTGGTCTATCACACTACAAAGCTTATTTCCATCTTCAAACAAAATCATTACTGAAAAAGTTAAAGCCTACATGAACTTGACcaactatcattttttttaacagttgaCCCAACTATCATTTACAAATAACATAATCCCCATAaagcaacaattttttaaactacaaaacttagaaaatattattctcCAGTTAAAATTGGAGTTTTACTTCATTAACCTGTGCTAACATtgccgtaaaaaaaaagtgttgacATCTAATGCAAAACTTTTATTACTTACATTATCTAAATGAAACTCTAATTCTAATCCGATAACAATATTAAATACGTTAACAATCtacatctaagttttgtcccttttttcatttaattccaTCATTACATCAATTCTTTTTCGTTACCAGCCTGACCAACTATCTGTTTTCCTCTTCCAAATTCCAATtactattgtttatttttttcattcacagaCCTCAATCTAAAACTTGCTTGGGAGCTTCAAGCCCAATTTTTCTCCAACAAACATAATattggttaattaattaataacatgaaTTTGAACCAACTTAGAGAATGAAACAGATGATTACAAACTTAAATGCTGAATCCATGCATTGATATAATTGATATATAACTAACAAGTTGGGAAATGGGGGTTGTTGAGGTACCTTATCCAATCTCTCAAAAGAATCCGTTTTGAGTGGGACCCACCCTTGAATGGCTTCCCCAGCAACAGATGTAAGCCAAGGTGGCCACCCAGCCGCATTCTGCTCAGCCTCCACAAACCTACACGACAACCTTAAAGACACAGACCCATTCCCCTCTCTCAAGCTCCCCTTGCTCCATTCCTCACGCGCCTCCCCCTCACGCGCCTCCCCGACGACGCCGTTTTGGTTTCTCCCCAACCCATTATTGCTCCGCCTCCGAGAACTTGAAGGCACCACGCACGGCCCCTCCGGCGTAGAATCACCGGCTCCGGCGACCGTCTTCTTCGAGCTCGCGCAACCCATTTTAGCGGCGGAAACGGGTCGCGAGCACCGCCTCCGAGGAAAACGGAGCGAAACCCAGAAACAGAATCAACGAGAAAGAGGGAAAGATGGTGGCTTTGTTGCTCCTCCCTCGCTCCTTCCTTTCTgcgtttctctctctctctctctctctctctctctctcttccaaaAGCGACGCAATCCAActatcttctctctctctctctgccgAGTTGCGAGATCTGCGGAGGATTTTCGAGGATGTCGCGAACGGTCGTGAGACATTCGCGGGTCCCAATGGGTGCAGCATCTCTTTTTGGTGTTCTATCgtaagaggagagagagagagagagagaaaggtgtAATATAACCGTTCGTTTGGAGGCTGTGTTattgttttgtgtttgtttgtcgcTTTGGTTGGATACAGAGAGAAGCACAAGGGGAAAGAGAGAGTGTGCCCCTTGGTGTGATGATGGTTGCATGCTAACTCTCTAACAGCACCATTTCAAACGCATCATGGAGTTAGTTGGTTGGGTTTTAGAAACTTCAGAATAATAATTCGACAGTTCCTTTTAGTTGTGATATTGAGTTGAGTTGCTGCCAAATTGTGACCTGACACCTCTCTGTTGTGCTTGCTTGGGTTATTGTGGTTAT
This window harbors:
- the LOC100796152 gene encoding protein IMPAIRED IN BABA-INDUCED STERILITY 1 isoform X1, yielding MGCASSKKTVAGAGDSTPEGPCVVPSSSRRRSNNGLGRNQNGVVGEAREGEAREEWSKGSLREGNGSVSLRLSCRFVEAEQNAAGWPPWLTSVAGEAIQGWVPLKTDSFERLDKIGQGTYSSVFQAREVKTGRMVALKKVHFDKFQAESIRFMAREILILRTLDHPNIMKLEGIITSKLSNSIYLVFEYMEHDLAGLVASPDIKFTDSQIKCYMRQLLSGIEHCHLKGIMHRDIKVSNILVNNEGVLKIADFGLANTLVPNSKQPLTSRVVTLWYRPPENLLGSTNYGVSVDLWSVGCVFAELFLGKPILKGRTEVEQLHKIFKLCGSPPEEFWKKNKLPLATMFKPRTNYKTSLKERCRGFPATAVNLLETLLSIDPSKRGTASSALMSEYFSTKPYACNPSLLPKYPPSKEMDAKNWEDVRRKKNGGKVREAVTSKRQRQVHKVSHDHINFNKPALKEEMQNDSQNAAPDDGRAHVTKGKVAGAMHKEQPKPSYDAKSEAAQVVNGCNGYSVYSGPSPVSGSSGFTWAKRRKPKASSILSNGSIRKVSALDPTFAKGTYVLTEHGIEVSERKHSYNTNHQDVTSNYVSKKYLAPRVQQKSFDVADTYNSNYYMDFDFTDKMDALIDTQGHRKHGEPVEPKIIPSDKNDEMLHWNEHSMRQCLRKSRFGRDQ
- the LOC100796152 gene encoding protein IMPAIRED IN BABA-INDUCED STERILITY 1 isoform X2; the encoded protein is MGCASSKKTVAGAGDSTPEGPCVVPSSSRRRSNNGLGRNQNGVVGEAREGEAREEWSKGSLREGNGSVSLRLSCRFVEAEQNAAGWPPWLTSVAGEAIQGWVPLKTDSFERLDKIGQGTYSSVFQAREVKTGRMVALKKVHFDKFQAESIRFMAREILILRTLDHPNIMKLEGIITSKLSNSIYLVFEYMEHDLAGLVASPDIKFTDSQIKCYMRQLLSGIEHCHLKGIMHRDIKVSNILVNNEGVLKIADFGLANTLVPNSKQPLTSRVVTLWYRPPENLLGSTNYGVSVDLWSVGCVFAELFLGKPILKGRTEVEQLHKIFKLCGSPPEEFWKKNKLPLATMFKPRTNYKTSLKERCRGFPATAVNLLETLLSIDPSKRGTASSALMSEYFSTKPYACNPSLLPKYPPSKEMDAKNWEDVRRKKNGGKVREAVTSKRQRQVHKVSHDHINFNKPALKENDSQNAAPDDGRAHVTKGKVAGAMHKEQPKPSYDAKSEAAQVVNGCNGYSVYSGPSPVSGSSGFTWAKRRKPKASSILSNGSIRKVSALDPTFAKGTYVLTEHGIEVSERKHSYNTNHQDVTSNYVSKKYLAPRVQQKSFDVADTYNSNYYMDFDFTDKMDALIDTQGHRKHGEPVEPKIIPSDKNDEMLHWNEHSMRQCLRKSRFGRDQ